In Polyodon spathula isolate WHYD16114869_AA chromosome 11, ASM1765450v1, whole genome shotgun sequence, one genomic interval encodes:
- the LOC121323235 gene encoding polypeptide N-acetylgalactosaminyltransferase 3-like: MRERETEIILPNDASTCVHIVKILWHPVIIYCQKRASPIKMTIFRRFLRKRLFPWKLVVVALIFITFVFLIQREVVGRDLQEEPWLKDIVDKRDAVLGMVMGAVNNFRDAMPKMQIQAPVRQLDTADSKPCLNGYYTAAELKPHLERPSQDPTAPGASGKAFPTDKLSPEEQKQKEKGEAKHCFNLFASDQISLSRDLGPDTRPPECIEQKVKRCPPLPTTSIIIVFHNEAWSTLLRTVYSVLHTSPAIFLKEIILVDDASVDDYLKEPLDDYVKQLHIVKVVRQKERKGLITARLLGAAVATGEVLTFLDAHCECFHGWLEPLLARIAENYTVVVSPDITTIDLNTFEFMKPSPYGQNHNRGNFDWGLSFGWESLPDHEKKRRKDETYPIKTPTFAGGLFSISKEYFYYIGSYDEKMEIWGGENIEMSFRVWQCGGQLEIMPCSVVGHVFRTKSPHTFPKGTQVIARNEVRLAEVWMDDYKEIFYRRNQQAAQMAKEESFGDISQRLKLRQNLKCKNFSWYLKNVYPEGFLPDLTPLRFGAVKNMGKESCLDAGENNEGGKKLILYPCHGLGGNQYFEYSTHHEVRHNIQKELCLHATEEAVTLEECQFKGQDTHVAVEEKWELREEHQIVNPATNMCLTAKEEHPRLDPCNPADRFQHWTFT, encoded by the exons ATG agagagagagagacagaaataaTTTTGCCTAATGATGCATCCACCTGTGTGCATATTGTAAAAATCCTCTGGCATCCAGTAATAATTTATTGCCAAAAGCGGGCCTCACCAATCAAAATGACGATTTTCCGAAGGTTTTTAAGGAAGCGTTTATTTCCCTGGAAACTGGTAGTAGTCGCCctcattttcattacatttgtgtTTCTCATACAACGGGAAGTTGTCGGTCGGGATCTGCAGGAAGAACCTTGGCTCAAAGACATTGTAGACAAGAGGGATGCTGTGTTAGGAATGGTGATGGGGGCAGTCAACAATTTCAGGGATGCAATgccaaaaatgcaaattcaagcACCTGTCCGACAACTTGACACTGCTGACAGCAAGCCGTGTTTGAATGGGTATTACACAGCAGCAGAGCTGAAGCCTCACCTGGAGAGGCCGTCTCAAGACCCCACTGCTCCAGGGGCCTCCGGGAAAGCTTTTCCAACTGACAAACTGAGCCCAGAAGAACAGAAGCAAAAGGAGAAAGGGGAGGCCAAACATTGCTTTAATCTGTTTGCAAGTGATCAGATTTCACTTAGTAGAGACCTTGGACCGGACACGAGACCTCCAGA ATGCATTGAACAGAAAGTCAAGCGCTGTCCGCCTCTTCCAACCACTAGTATAATTATCGTGTTCCACAATGAAGCATGGAGCACACTGCTGAGGACAGTGTACAGCGTGCTGCATACGTCTCCCGCCATCTTTCTGAAAGAGATCATACTGGTGGATGATGCAAGTGTTGATG ATTACTTGAAGGAGCCGCTGGACGATTATGTAAAGCAACTCCACATAGTTAAGGTAGTCCGGCAAAAGGAAAGAAAGGGACTTATTACTGCCAGGCTACTGGGGGCAGCGGTGGCCACAGGGGAAGTCCTCACCTTCCTAGATGCACATT GTGAATGTTTCCATGGCTGGTTGGAGCCGCTTCTGGCGCGGATAGCAGAGAACTACACCGTAGTGGTAAGCCCAGACATTACAACAATCGACCTCAATACCTTTGAGTTTATGAAACCGTCTCCCTATGGGCAAAACCACAACCGAGGCAACTTTGACTGGGGTTTATCCTTTGGATGGGAAAGCCTTCCTGACcatgagaaaaaaagaagaaaagatgaAACATACCCAATCAA GACACCAACATTTGCTGGGGGGCTTTTCTCAATCTCCAAAGagtatttttattacattggAAGTTACGATGAAAAAATGGAAATTTGGGGAGGCGAGAATATTGAAATGTCTTTTCGT GTGTGGCAGTGTGGCGGGCAGTTGGAGATCATGCCATGCTCTGTGGTGGGTCATGTTTTCCGCACCAAAAGCCCACATACATTCCCCAAAGGCACTCAGGTTATTGCTCGGAATGAAGTTCGCCTAGCTGAAGTCTGGATGGATGATTATAAAGAAATATTCTACCGGAGAAACCAGCAAGCAGCCCAGATGGCAAAAGAA GAATCTTTTGGGGACATATCCCAAAGGTTGAAGCTCAGACAAAATCTGAAGTGCAAAAACTTCTCGTGGTATTTGAAGAACGTATATCCTGAAGGGTTTCTGCCGGATTTGACCCCTCTTCGCTTTGGAgct GTGAAAAATATGGGTAAGGAGTCCTGTCTAGATGCTGGGGAGAACAATGAAGGTGGCAAAAAATTGATACTATACCCATGCCATGGGCTTGGAGGAAACCAG TACTTTGAGTACTCTACACATCATGAAGTTCGTCACAACATCCAAAAGGAACTGTGTTTGCATGCTACTGAGGAAGCTGTTACACTGGAAGAATGTCAGTTCAAAGGTCAAGATACACATGTCGCAGTAGAAGAGAAGTGGGAGCTAAGAGAG GAACATCAAATTGTAAACCCTGCAACAAACATGTGCCTTACTGCAAAAGAAGAGCACCCACGCCTGGACCCCTGCAACCCTGCTGATAGATTCCAGCACTGGACCTTTACTTGA